From one Marmota flaviventris isolate mMarFla1 chromosome 1, mMarFla1.hap1, whole genome shotgun sequence genomic stretch:
- the Fzd1 gene encoding frizzled-1, producing the protein MAEEEAPKKSPAAGGSASWELCAGALPARPAEEGSGIAGSHRRPLAGPGRLVRRLLLLLWLLEAPLLLGVRAQAAGQGTGQGPGPGQQPPPPPPPPQQQQSGQQYNGERGISIPDHGYCQPISIPLCTDIAYNQTIMPNLLGHTNQEDAGLEVHQFYPLVKVQCSAELKFFLCSMYAPVCTVLEQALPPCRSLCERARQGCEALMNKFGFQWPDTLKCEKFPVHGAGELCVGQNTSDKGTPTPSLLPEFWTSNPQHGGGGHRGGFPGGAGSSERGKFSCPRALKVPSYLNYHFLGEKDCGAPCEPTKVYGLMYFGPEELRFSRTWIGIWSVLCCASTLFTVLTYLVDMRRFSYPERPIIFLSGCYTAVAVAYIAGFLLEDRVVCNDKFAEDGARTVAQGTKKEGCTILFMMLYFFSMASSIWWVILSLTWFLAAGMKWGHEAIEANSQYFHLAAWAVPAIKTITILALGQVDGDVLSGVCFVGLNNVDALRGFVLAPLFVYLFIGTSFLLAGFVSLFRIRTIMKHDGTKTEKLEKLMVRIGVFSVLYTVPATIVIACYFYEQAFRDQWERSWVAQSCKTYAIPCPHLQGGGGVPPHPPMSPDFTVFMIKYLMTLIVGITSGFWIWSGKTLNSWRKFYTRLTNSKQGETTV; encoded by the coding sequence ATGGCTGAGGAGGAGGCGCCTAAGAAGTCCCCGGCCGCCGGAGGCAGCGCGAGCTGGGAACTTTGTGCCGGGGCGCTCCCGGCCCGGCCCGCGGAGGAGGGGAGCGGGATTGCGGGCAGCCACCGCCGTCCCCTAGCTGGCCCCGGGCGCTTGGTGCGCCGGCTGTTACTGCTGCTTTGGTTGCTGGAGGCTCCGCTGCTGCTGGGGGTCCGAGCGCAGGCGGCGGGCCAGGGGACGGGCCAGGGGCCCGGGCCCGGGCAGCAACCCCCGCCGCCTCCGCCTCCGCCTCAGCAGCAGCAGAGCGGACAGCAGTACAACGGCGAGCGGGGTATCTCCATCCCGGACCATGGCTACTGCCAGCCTATCTCCATCCCGCTGTGCACGGACATCGCATACAACCAGACCATCATGCCCAATCTTCTGGGCCACACGAACCAGGAGGACGCGGGCCTCGAGGTGCACCAGTTCTACCCACTGGTGAAGGTGCAGTGTTCCGCCGAGCTCAAGTTCTTCCTGTGCTCCATGTATGCTCCTGTGTGCACAGTGCTGGAGCAAGCGCTGCCGCCCTGCCGCTCCCTGTGCGAGCGCGCGCGCCAGGGTTGTGAAGCGCTCATGAACAAGTTCGGCTTCCAGTGGCCAGACACGCTCAAGTGTGAGAAGTTCCCGGTGCACGGCGCTGGGGAGTTGTGCGTGGGCCAAAACACGTCGGACAAAGGTACCCCGACGCCCTCGCTACTGCCAGAGTTCTGGACCAGCAACCCCCAGCACGGCGGCGGAGGGCACCGCGGCGGCTTCCCGGGAGGCGCCGGCTCGTCCGAGCGAGGCAAATTCTCTTGCCCGCGCGCCCTCAAGGTGCCCTCCTACCTCAACTACCACTTTCTGGGGGAGAAGGACTGTGGCGCGCCCTGTGAGCCGACCAAAGTGTATGGGCTCATGTACTTTGGGCCCGAGGAGCTGCGCTTCTCGCGCACCTGGATCGGCATCTGGTCGGTGCTGTGCTGTGCTTCCACTCTCTTCACGGTGCTCACGTACCTGGTGGACATGAGGCGCTTCAGCTATCCTGAAAGGCCCATCATCTTCCTGTCCGGCTGTTACACCGCGGTTGCGGTGGCCTACATTGCCGGTTTCCTGCTGGAGGACCGGGTGGTGTGTAACGACAAGTTCGCTGAGGATGGGGCGCGAACGGTGGCGCAGGGCACCAAGAAGGAGGGCTGCACTATCCTCTTCATGATGCTCTACTTCTTCAGCATGGCCAGCTCCATCTGGTGGGTGATCCTGTCCCTCACCTGGTTCCTCGCGGCCGGCATGAAGTGGGGCCACGAGGCCATCGAGGCCAATTCGCAGTATTTTCACCTGGCTGCCTGGGCTGTGCCAGCCATCAAAACCATCACCATCCTGGCGCTGGGCCAGGTGGACGGTGATGTGCTGAGCGGAGTGTGCTTTGTGGGGCTCAACAACGTGGACGCCCTGCGTGGCTTCGTGCTGGCACCCCTCTTCGTATACCTGTTCATCGGCACGTCTTTCCTGCTGGCCGGCTTCGTGTCGCTCTTCCGCATCCGCACCATCATGAAGCACGATGGCACCAAGACCGAGAAGCTGGAGAAGCTCATGGTGCGCATTGGTGTGTTCAGCGTGCTGTACACTGTGCCAGCCACCATTGTCATCGCCTGCTACTTCTACGAGCAGGCCTTCCGGGACCAGTGGGAACGCAGCTGGGTGGCCCAGAGCTGTAAGACCTATGCCATCCCCTGCCCTCACCTCCAGGGAGGTGGAGGTGTCCCGCCACACCCACCCATGAGCCCTGACTTCACAGTCTTCATGATCAAGTATCTTATGACTCTGATCGTGGGCATCACGTCGGGCTTCTGGATCTGGTCAGGCAAGACACTCAACTCCTGGAGGAAGTTCTACACGAGGCTCACCAACAGCAAACAGGGAGAGACCACCGTTTGA